Below is a window of Lepeophtheirus salmonis unplaced genomic scaffold, UVic_Lsal_1.4 unplaced_contig_3202_pilon, whole genome shotgun sequence DNA.
TCCCCGTGAACTCTGTTGATTCTCCTGATTCAAACATTCTTTTGTCACTATTCCGTGCCTCATGATTTTCTAGAGTGTTAAACATATCATTAGTAAATTAAATGCATCTTTGATGTAACATGCGTGTATACGAACCCAAAACCCTATTTGTTATTTCCTCAGTTTTCACCGGACCTGGCCAAATAGAGACCATTGtgacattcttatttttaagttCTACAGCACAATCAGCAGCCATTCGATCACATGCTGCCTTACCAATTCCGTAGGGTAcgttaaataaatacttgagtCCACCACCAGAGCTGATGTTCACAATTAGGCCAGTTCTATTTTCTACCATGATCCTTTAAATACACTCAGTCATAAATCAGTATGGtccaattttttgagaatgagataatttttctaaaaatataagcCTACCTGAAGCATATACAGTACAAAGATAGTGGTTCCTTAAACCAACACCATTGATTTTATCCCACATATTGGGAGTTGGACATTCATAAAACGGTTTTCCCATGCATTCATTAATGATCCCAACTCCAGAATATGCGTTGTTTACTAACAAGTCCAACTGAcccttttgttcatttttaactcTTTCGAAAAATTGTTCCACTTCCAAGTCATTGTTGTGATCTAACTGAACAGGGATTGGAGATCCTCCCCTCTCTTTGATTTCACTGGCTGTTTTctccaaatcattttttgatcgaCCAGTGATATAAATGGTTGCTCCGGCTCCACCGATTTGAAGTGATATCCCTTTTCCGATGCCTCGAGACGCCCCTGTTACTATAGCAATCTTTCCCTTCAAGCTCATTTTCTAATAatgctattaaatattaacatgatcatttcttttttattgtataacatcaacatattaaaaatattaggtatatttttgagataaaaatgttggtagtattttaaaaatgacaaaattaattattataagcaaACAAATTCCTTAACACGTAGTAATTGGTGCTGGAGATAAGGAAATTTTGCAATCagcactgaattttttttttcttatcacgagaattttaaaaatatatttttcatatcgaACATCAGAAGGTTAGCTTTAGGAAATCGTTAACGACGAAATTCAGATATACCTAGAGGAATGGACTAGAAATTTCAATGAATgagctgtggatggaggatgagaacttTTTCTGTTTTCAGacgattattctgtctttttatggaaatccttattagttatttcttaattaagaaGTATACGACGTTTCCGTAGAAGATCTGGAAAATTTATCTATTCTTTAACATAGAGACAATGATTGAAAAAACCTTTACTCTTTCGCCACAGAAATCGGAGCCCAAAACGTTGTAATTATTCTATTGTCAGCCTTCTTAAcatcttccaaatttattaaataaggacAATCTATCGTAGTTTCATATAAGACAAGAGGATTATCATTTCTTACAAATTCTttcttaatctttgacaacactACTTTACTTTGGCACTCAATTGACTTTGTGATGGGTTAGCGAGAGAAATGGCTTTGCCTTTATAAAGTTCCATGAATTTATAAGATTTGGATGATTATCAATATGGAGTGGACCATTGCAGGAGACATGCATCTTGTTCATATccgatataaaattaatatttatatatagcaattacataaataaatataattgttatacttATTTAACCTTGTTACatgaataacattttatttaaaacaagttaGAATTATTCatcagaaaaaatcaaataatactgGAATTGTTCGTACAATGAGTCTTAgaataaatgcatttaaaaaaattaaactacctATAATATAcgcattatattatataaaaatggaaataattttttactatctTACATTAAGGTAGACTACatgcaataaaattatttaattttttttttaaatttgacatcatgtttatatagtttttaatcaAACATCAATAATATCccttttaattatacatttaaacaatttgggTTGTCTTTTTTTGGttcatgatgatgatgatggagTCATACCcaagagtttgaaaaaattacctAAAAGAACGTTTTCTATATATTCGTAACCATCTTTGAATGAATGTGTGTGACCCTAAGGACTTTGATTTTGCAACCTCTGGTCCTACGGTACCTTGTACCAAAGATAAAGAGATGTCCCCAACGACCGCGGGACACTTAGGGGTAAACCAACCTCCCCCTTTGACATAAGTGGTGCTCGTAGAGGCCACCGATGGGCGTCCTGGATGGACAAATTCAACATCTACGCCTCACTCTATGGGAGATGTCAGCTAAGAGAAAGAAAGCCTTATTGCTGCATTGTGCCGGAGTGGAAGTGCAACAATGGTTCAAGAACCTCAGTGTGTCTCTGGAGCTGGAGGAAGATGAATTTCAAGGAGTGACGAGAGTAATGTCTAAAGGAACTTTTTCCTGCCGAGTCAGTATTGTTCGAACGTTTTAGGCTTTCTGAAATTAAGCAAGCAATTGGGGAACTCATTGACGATTTTATAACAAGATTAAGAAGAGCTAAgctaaatttggaaaatttatatgtGAAGGGTGTTCTTCGTCATTTGAAGACTCCGTTTCACATATGAAACATATAAACGTTAGAGTCCACCTTAGTGAGAGTGCACGCTCACGTTACATACGGGGCGACCTGTACCTCTTGCCCTACGTGAGCAAGTGTCTGATGATTTTGGGAAATGGTTGATAGAGGGACACTGAGTAGAGTAAAGTTTGAGTGAGCGTCTCCTATAGTTTCTGTATTGAAGCCTAATGGTAAAGTCCGGATATGTGCTGATTTTACACACACAATATCACCTATCATTGATAAACATTTGTATCCCCTCCCTCATCCTGAAGAGTTGTTTGCAGATCTCGCTGGATCTAGTTATTTCTCTAAGCTGGACTTTGCTCATTGCTATGAGCAATATGCATTGGACGACGAGTCCAAGAAGTTTCTGGTTATTAACACCCATTGGGACTGTTCTGGTACAATGTTCTCCCGTATGGTCTTGCTTCTGCTCCAGCTATCGTGCAGGTGGCCAGGAGAAGCTGTTTGAGAGAATCTCCAGCATTAAAATCTACATCGATGACGTGCTCGTCTTTTCGAAATCGAGGGAGGAACATCTGAAGACGTTGGAAGAAGTTTATCGTCGTATTGCCAAGGTTGGTGCTCGTCTTCAGCTGGAGAAGTGCAGGATCATGAAGAAGAATTGACGTATTTGGGTTTAAGGTGTCAAAGCAAGGCAGGTCCTTGGATACGGAACTTATTCACCCCGTCTTGAACTTTCCGGTACCTTCTTCGTGCACA
It encodes the following:
- the LOC121131238 gene encoding dehydrogenase/reductase SDR family member 1 — its product is MSLKGKIAIVTGASRGIGKGISLQIGGAGATIYITGRSKNDLEKTASEIKERGGSPIPVQLDHNNDLEVEQFFERVKNEQKGQLDLLVNNAYSGVGIINECMGKPFYECPTPNMWDKINGVGLRNHYLCTVYASRIMVENRTGLIVNISSGGGLKYLFNVPYGIGKAACDRMAADCAVELKNKNVTMVSIWPGPVKTEEITNRVLENHEARNSDKRMFESGESTEFTGMAIVKLASDPNKIQCTGKILLTSFLARKYDIKDLNGTITGDMFSIKNILQVRGHNWISSLIPSFITIPTIFIHYLSNKF